The following proteins come from a genomic window of Candidatus Woesearchaeota archaeon:
- a CDS encoding glycosyltransferase family 2 protein produces the protein MHTIIIVSYKEPKSMVKSVEFVLKQVDLKNFKVIVSDPDFKIEELLKKKFKGKVEFFLDPGEGKSYALNLLIEQYYSKDKNDIIITTDGDVFLNNGSVDAIVSMFKDEKIGIACGHPVPLNDKKSCFGFLAHYLFTEMNYNRKKLFKSGKFFETSGYLLAFRNGVISDFPLEACEDAILPMIFWKKGYKIGYSEKANVNVLCPQNLKDYLIQRKRNIKGHMNIHCLEISKDFKKGTTFVSEVFRGVRWFFVYLFKYANSFRTIILIPFPYILRLYVWFLAVYESKFKKQKYKDGWREEETPSTSLLDGKN, from the coding sequence ATGCATACAATAATTATTGTTTCTTATAAAGAGCCAAAGTCTATGGTTAAATCAGTTGAATTTGTATTAAAACAAGTTGATTTGAAAAATTTTAAAGTTATTGTTTCTGATCCAGATTTTAAAATTGAAGAGTTATTAAAGAAAAAGTTTAAAGGTAAAGTTGAATTTTTTTTAGATCCTGGTGAAGGTAAATCTTATGCTTTGAATTTATTAATTGAGCAATATTATTCTAAAGATAAAAATGATATAATAATAACTACAGATGGTGACGTGTTTTTGAATAATGGTTCTGTCGATGCTATTGTTAGTATGTTTAAAGATGAGAAAATTGGAATTGCTTGTGGACATCCAGTTCCTTTGAATGATAAAAAAAGTTGTTTTGGATTTTTAGCACATTATTTGTTTACAGAAATGAATTATAATAGAAAGAAATTATTTAAATCTGGAAAATTCTTTGAAACTTCAGGATATTTACTTGCATTTAGAAATGGAGTTATTTCTGATTTTCCTTTAGAAGCATGTGAAGATGCTATTCTACCTATGATTTTTTGGAAAAAAGGATATAAAATCGGTTATTCTGAAAAGGCCAATGTAAATGTTCTTTGTCCTCAAAATTTAAAAGATTATTTAATTCAAAGGAAGAGAAATATTAAAGGTCACATGAATATTCATTGTTTAGAGATTTCTAAGGATTTTAAAAAAGGAACTACATTTGTTTCTGAGGTTTTTAGGGGGGTGAGATGGTTTTTTGTTTATTTGTTTAAGTATGCAAATAGTTTTAGAACTATAATCTTAATTCCTTTTCCATATATATTAAGATTGTATGTTTGGTTCTTGGCTGTTTATGAGTCTAAATTCAAAAAACAGAAATATAAAGATGGTTGGAGAGAGGAAGAAACTCCTAGTACAAGTCTGTTAGATGGTAAAAACTAA